The following are encoded in a window of Planctomycetaceae bacterium genomic DNA:
- the plsY gene encoding glycerol-3-phosphate 1-O-acyltransferase PlsY: MTPADIVQLIAMALAGYVLGSTPTGVIIARFKGVDLRKSGSGNVGATNVGRVLGRRWGYLCFALDVGKGFAAAFAAVLICQDGAAVPSAATQLCWLLTGAGAVLGHVFSFWLKFRGGKGVATGLGVVLGIYPYMTFAGLAALGVWVVVTLASRYVSMGSVVAAAAFVPLMTGIAMLHDWPLKDLWPLVTFSTAMIALIIIRHGGNIVRLVRGTENKIGLNKP, from the coding sequence ATGACACCCGCGGATATCGTGCAGTTGATCGCAATGGCGCTGGCGGGGTACGTGCTGGGCTCGACGCCGACGGGCGTGATCATCGCCCGCTTCAAGGGCGTCGATCTTCGCAAGAGCGGCAGCGGCAACGTCGGCGCCACCAACGTCGGGCGCGTGCTCGGGCGCCGATGGGGATACCTGTGCTTCGCGCTGGACGTCGGCAAGGGTTTTGCGGCCGCCTTCGCGGCGGTGCTCATCTGCCAGGACGGCGCCGCCGTGCCGTCAGCGGCGACGCAATTGTGCTGGCTGCTGACCGGCGCGGGGGCGGTGCTGGGGCACGTGTTCAGTTTCTGGCTGAAGTTTCGCGGCGGCAAAGGCGTGGCCACCGGACTGGGCGTGGTGCTGGGCATCTATCCCTACATGACCTTCGCCGGGCTGGCCGCATTGGGCGTGTGGGTGGTCGTGACGCTGGCCAGCCGATACGTCTCGATGGGCAGCGTGGTCGCCGCGGCCGCATTCGTCCCGCTGATGACCGGCATCGCCATGCTGCATGATTGGCCGCTAAAAGACCTGTGGCCGCTGGTGACATTCTCGACGGCGATGATCGCCCTGATCATCATCCGCCACGGCGGCAACATCGTGCGCCTGGTCCGCGGCACGGAGAACAAAATCGGGCTGAACAAACCGTAG
- the dprA gene encoding DNA-processing protein DprA, producing MVHDEHVREYLRLWLADGVGSVTFRRIVEKFGSVADAAAASSHALQQVEGVGPKTADAIRAVSDEDIESELAEADRVGATIITDRSPQYPTALKNIYDYPAVLYALGRLDPTDALAIGLVGSRRCTHYGMEQAGRFGQLLARAGFTVVSGGARGIDTAGHRGAISVQGRTVAVMGCGLSGMYPPENVPLFRQIVDGGHGAIVTELPMRTAVLPGNFPTRNRIISGMSLGVLVVEASRRSGSLITAREAAEQGREVFAIPGPVSSPLSQGANDLIRGGAILVQNLDDILEHLGQVGAKMAPEETPVPTIPPNLNPTESTLHALLSKGPLSLDDLVRQSKLPSPAVTAAMTMLVLKSAVTQQAGNMFTLKRPAAGGGSN from the coding sequence ATGGTTCATGACGAACACGTGAGAGAGTATCTGAGGCTGTGGCTGGCCGACGGCGTCGGTTCGGTCACCTTCCGGCGGATCGTCGAGAAGTTCGGTAGCGTCGCCGATGCCGCCGCGGCCTCATCGCACGCCCTGCAGCAAGTCGAAGGCGTCGGGCCTAAAACCGCCGACGCCATCCGCGCCGTGAGCGACGAAGACATCGAGAGCGAATTGGCCGAGGCCGACCGCGTCGGCGCGACCATCATCACGGATCGCTCGCCGCAATATCCCACCGCCCTCAAGAACATCTACGACTACCCAGCCGTGTTGTACGCGCTGGGGCGGCTGGACCCAACCGATGCGCTGGCGATCGGGCTGGTTGGCTCGCGGCGGTGTACGCACTATGGCATGGAACAGGCCGGGCGGTTCGGGCAGCTCCTGGCGCGGGCGGGGTTCACCGTCGTCAGCGGCGGGGCGCGCGGGATCGACACGGCCGGGCACCGCGGCGCCATCAGCGTCCAGGGGCGCACCGTCGCGGTGATGGGCTGCGGGCTCAGCGGCATGTATCCGCCGGAGAACGTGCCGCTGTTCCGCCAGATCGTCGACGGCGGCCACGGCGCGATCGTCACCGAATTGCCGATGCGCACCGCCGTGCTTCCGGGCAACTTCCCCACGCGCAACCGCATCATCAGCGGGATGTCGCTGGGCGTGCTGGTGGTGGAGGCCTCGCGCCGCAGCGGATCGCTCATCACCGCCCGCGAGGCCGCCGAGCAGGGGCGCGAAGTCTTCGCCATCCCCGGCCCGGTCAGTTCGCCGCTGAGCCAGGGCGCCAACGACCTGATCCGCGGCGGGGCGATCCTGGTGCAGAACCTCGACGATATCCTCGAGCACCTCGGCCAGGTCGGCGCGAAGATGGCCCCGGAAGAAACGCCCGTCCCCACCATACCGCCAAACCTGAACCCGACCGAATCAACGCTGCACGCCCTGCTGTCCAAAGGCCCGCTCTCGCTGGACGACCTCGTCCGCCAAAGCAAGCTTCCCAGCCCCGCCGTAACCGCGGCCATGACCATGCTCGTGCTCAAGAGCGCCGTCACGCAGCAGGCGGGAAACATGTTCACCCTGAAAAGACCAGCCGCCGGCGGGGGATCCAATTAG
- the amrS gene encoding AmmeMemoRadiSam system radical SAM enzyme, whose protein sequence is MAEHDAMLWQRLDGQKVRCNLCGHRCVIAAGKYGICRVRENVAGMLKSLNYGALVAVNVDPIEKKPLFHFLPGSQSLSVAAPGCNFQCAFCQNWQISQSPREGGIVGGQATKPAQIVSAAKSYGCASISYTYTEPTVFFELAYDTAVLAREAGIGNCFVSNGYLTPLAVEKIAPYLDAINVDLKAFRDETYQRIMKARLAPVLEGLEALVGAGIWVEVTTLVVPGMNDSAEELADIAAYISGKLGPHVPWHVSRFHGDFQMTTTAATPVETLETAMKIGHDAGLKYVYCGNVPGHRGEDTHCPSCRKVVIERAGFAVRSITLADGTCGHCGQAIEGVWTL, encoded by the coding sequence GTGGCCGAGCATGATGCCATGTTGTGGCAGCGTCTGGACGGGCAGAAGGTGCGATGCAATCTGTGCGGCCACCGCTGCGTGATCGCCGCGGGCAAGTACGGCATCTGCCGCGTGCGCGAGAACGTGGCGGGCATGCTCAAGTCGCTCAACTACGGGGCGCTGGTGGCCGTCAACGTCGACCCGATTGAGAAGAAGCCGCTCTTTCACTTCCTGCCCGGTTCTCAGAGCCTCTCGGTGGCGGCGCCGGGGTGCAACTTCCAGTGCGCGTTCTGCCAGAACTGGCAGATCTCGCAGTCGCCGCGCGAGGGCGGGATCGTCGGCGGCCAGGCCACCAAGCCGGCCCAGATCGTCTCGGCCGCCAAGAGCTACGGCTGTGCGTCGATCAGCTACACGTACACCGAGCCGACGGTGTTCTTCGAGCTGGCATACGATACAGCCGTGCTGGCCCGCGAGGCTGGGATCGGCAACTGTTTCGTCTCCAACGGGTACCTGACGCCGCTTGCGGTGGAAAAAATCGCCCCGTATCTCGACGCGATCAACGTCGACCTCAAGGCCTTCCGCGACGAGACCTACCAGCGGATTATGAAGGCCCGCCTGGCGCCGGTGTTGGAAGGTCTCGAGGCGCTGGTTGGCGCGGGCATCTGGGTCGAGGTCACCACGCTGGTAGTGCCGGGGATGAACGACTCAGCGGAGGAGTTGGCCGACATCGCCGCGTATATCAGCGGAAAGCTCGGTCCGCACGTGCCCTGGCACGTCTCGCGGTTCCACGGCGATTTTCAGATGACGACGACGGCCGCCACGCCCGTCGAGACGCTGGAGACAGCCATGAAGATCGGCCACGACGCGGGGCTGAAGTATGTTTACTGCGGCAATGTTCCAGGCCATCGCGGCGAAGACACGCACTGCCCCTCGTGCCGCAAGGTGGTCATCGAGCGGGCGGGCTTCGCCGTGCGCAGCATCACCTTAGCCGATGGCACGTGTGGCCATTGCGGGCAGGCAATAGAAGGTGTCTGGACGCTTTGA
- a CDS encoding BatA domain-containing protein, protein MTFLWPVSLVALVAVAAAAVWALLRPARRQIVAPTLTLWQEAARSINRGARARRRVGAAWVLLLIGAAAAVLAMARPVYQDQTPARHVAMAVVPTAELGGAAAMDSLRRAAAAVLDRLDEHDRVQVVLPEVLGGASAWMDRAQARALIDRTPLLAVRADQVQLPAADDAAQHVYRLGAASAAPDAAGPQTTIIRIPAHLPPVTIDAVAAEPLAGKTAQVFVALRNQTAAPQTVRLDISDAQGNSVPGVSRTLAPSARQGVIIVCPQWEGVRAVVSAAAGPLRGPGASAYLARRSRARVRVAIVGDDSPLIRRYVSVDESLEPVADAAQADIVIANRLAPPPGKPALVIEPPQPPPLWRPGGAVENIALDKGSWAAGEAVMAGVSLAAVAVRRAAPWRSDTDAAGAVALASYNNSALIVRNEPQDPAQPRRVYVAFALEPTNTNFGATPAFVVFMANATRWLGGGGQGPGSYACLSGIDVPHARWKALAGGGGEQGPLLWPGFYRDEAGALQALCLLGLDASAEAAGDPVAAARAAPLPEPVASQQRRELWPPAAVAALVCWLAGWFVRHRMLGE, encoded by the coding sequence ATGACATTTCTCTGGCCTGTATCGCTGGTGGCGCTGGTAGCGGTGGCCGCCGCGGCGGTCTGGGCGCTGCTGCGCCCGGCGCGGCGGCAGATCGTCGCGCCAACCCTGACGCTGTGGCAGGAGGCGGCACGCTCGATCAATCGCGGCGCCCGCGCCCGCCGTCGCGTCGGCGCCGCCTGGGTGCTGCTGCTGATCGGCGCCGCCGCGGCTGTGCTGGCGATGGCCCGGCCGGTCTATCAGGACCAGACGCCCGCGCGGCACGTGGCGATGGCCGTTGTGCCCACCGCTGAACTTGGCGGCGCCGCGGCGATGGACTCGCTTCGCCGCGCTGCCGCGGCCGTGCTCGACCGCCTTGACGAGCATGATCGCGTGCAGGTCGTCCTGCCGGAAGTTCTCGGCGGCGCCTCGGCGTGGATGGACCGCGCCCAGGCACGAGCCCTGATCGACCGAACGCCGCTGCTGGCTGTCCGCGCCGACCAGGTGCAACTGCCCGCCGCCGACGACGCGGCGCAGCACGTCTACCGGCTCGGGGCTGCCTCGGCGGCGCCCGACGCGGCCGGGCCGCAAACCACGATCATCCGCATTCCCGCGCACCTACCGCCGGTCACCATCGACGCCGTCGCCGCGGAGCCTCTGGCCGGCAAAACAGCCCAGGTCTTCGTCGCTCTGCGCAACCAGACCGCCGCGCCGCAGACAGTCCGGCTGGATATCAGCGACGCCCAGGGCAACAGCGTGCCCGGCGTCAGCAGGACTCTGGCCCCGTCGGCACGCCAGGGGGTCATCATCGTCTGCCCGCAGTGGGAGGGCGTGCGGGCGGTGGTGTCCGCGGCCGCCGGTCCGTTACGGGGGCCTGGAGCGTCGGCGTACCTTGCACGGCGCAGCCGCGCGCGGGTGCGCGTGGCGATCGTCGGCGACGATTCGCCGCTGATCCGCCGCTATGTCAGCGTCGACGAATCGCTCGAGCCGGTCGCCGATGCCGCGCAGGCGGATATCGTCATCGCCAATCGCCTGGCGCCACCGCCGGGCAAGCCCGCCCTGGTGATCGAGCCGCCCCAGCCGCCGCCGCTGTGGCGACCCGGCGGCGCGGTGGAAAACATCGCCTTAGACAAAGGTTCTTGGGCGGCCGGCGAGGCGGTCATGGCGGGCGTATCGCTGGCGGCCGTGGCCGTGCGGCGAGCCGCGCCGTGGCGGTCTGACACCGACGCCGCCGGCGCCGTGGCGCTGGCCTCATATAATAACAGTGCGTTGATCGTGCGAAACGAACCACAAGACCCCGCCCAGCCGCGGCGTGTGTACGTGGCCTTCGCGCTGGAGCCGACCAACACGAACTTCGGCGCCACGCCGGCATTCGTGGTCTTCATGGCCAACGCGACGCGATGGCTGGGCGGCGGGGGGCAAGGGCCCGGTTCCTACGCGTGCCTTAGTGGCATCGATGTCCCCCACGCGCGGTGGAAAGCCCTCGCCGGTGGGGGGGGCGAGCAAGGCCCGCTGCTGTGGCCGGGATTCTATCGCGACGAGGCGGGGGCGCTTCAGGCCCTGTGCTTGCTGGGCCTGGACGCTAGCGCCGAGGCGGCCGGCGACCCCGTCGCTGCCGCCCGTGCGGCGCCGCTGCCCGAGCCCGTCGCCTCGCAGCAGCGGCGCGAGTTGTGGCCGCCGGCGGCGGTGGCGGCTTTGGTCTGCTGGCTGGCGGGCTGGTTCGTCAGGCACCGCATGCTGGGGGAATGA
- a CDS encoding LOG family protein: MPVPEKVVCVFGSNEPAAGSDAWREAFGVGRRLAELGFAVANGGYGGTMEASARGAREAGGSTIGVTCSVWSSRPNAYIEHAIVTPSLADRLGKLIELGTCGYVVLPGATGTLAELACVWEQMCKKLLPRRPLACMGTFWQPVVDLMAAARPRCAAFVTLCGDLDAMSDLFGAAK, translated from the coding sequence ATGCCCGTGCCGGAAAAGGTCGTGTGCGTCTTCGGCTCGAACGAGCCCGCCGCCGGAAGCGACGCTTGGCGCGAGGCCTTCGGCGTCGGGCGGCGCCTGGCGGAGTTGGGCTTCGCCGTCGCCAACGGCGGATACGGTGGCACCATGGAAGCTTCGGCCCGCGGCGCCCGCGAGGCGGGAGGTTCGACCATCGGCGTGACCTGCTCGGTCTGGTCCAGCCGCCCCAACGCGTACATCGAGCACGCGATCGTGACGCCCTCGCTGGCTGACCGCCTGGGCAAGCTCATTGAACTGGGCACGTGCGGGTACGTCGTCCTGCCTGGAGCCACCGGAACGCTGGCCGAACTGGCCTGCGTCTGGGAGCAGATGTGCAAGAAGCTCCTTCCGCGGCGACCCCTGGCGTGCATGGGAACCTTCTGGCAACCGGTGGTGGACCTGATGGCCGCCGCCCGGCCGCGGTGCGCCGCATTCGTCACGCTCTGCGGCGACCTCGATGCCATGAGCGATCTGTTTGGGGCCGCAAAATGA
- a CDS encoding aconitate hydratase: MPRTLTAKILQDHLVTGKLTAGAEIGLRIDQTLTQDATGTTAFLLLEAMDIPRVRAELAVSYVDHNMAQFGPENHNDHLYLQSIAAKVGAYFSRPGNGICHQVHLERFGRPGKTLLGSDSHTPTGGGLGMLAIGAGGLDVAVAMGGGAFYTPCPRVIGVELRGKLPPWVAAKDIILRLLSILTTRGNVNCVVEYFGEGVASLPVPARATCTNMGAELGVTTSVFPSDDLTRQFLAAQGRGEHYTPLAADDGAKYDRIEKHLHLERDAATIENIRRFCTGVAVDEADSAGIAPVSFGGIVIDLAALEPLAAGSPSPDNIIPIAALAGKPVRQVLIGSCTNSSVQDLTMAATLLKGRTVHPMVELGIAPGSRQVLTMLAQSGALASLIAAGARILESACGPCIGLGFSPAEGSVSVRTFNRNFTGRTGTTNDEVYLVSPETAVAAAITGCLTDPRELPRVAGAVTPAVQAPAALPIDDGMIVPPAAPDDAANVEVVRGSTIVKPPSGQPPRDAMESVVLIKVGDKITTDHIMPAGALLKHRSNVPEYAKYVFNCFNKPPEPTFAQRALAAKERNFGGIIVAGASYGQGSSREHAALCPMYLGVRIVIARSIERIHQANLVNFGILPLTFAADGAYEAIEAADKLIVSGLEQAIASGESITIHNRTRNVDIACRVTLAQRQRKILAAGGLLNYTRQGGL, encoded by the coding sequence GTGCCAAGGACGCTGACTGCAAAAATTCTCCAGGACCATCTCGTGACCGGCAAGTTGACGGCCGGGGCCGAGATCGGTCTGCGCATCGACCAGACGCTCACCCAGGACGCCACCGGGACGACCGCCTTCCTGCTGCTTGAGGCGATGGACATCCCCCGCGTGCGAGCGGAGCTGGCGGTCAGCTACGTCGATCACAACATGGCCCAGTTCGGGCCCGAGAACCACAACGACCATCTGTACCTGCAGTCGATCGCCGCCAAGGTCGGGGCGTACTTTTCGCGTCCGGGCAACGGCATCTGCCACCAGGTACACCTCGAGCGGTTCGGGCGCCCCGGCAAGACGCTGCTGGGCAGCGACAGCCACACGCCCACAGGCGGGGGGCTGGGCATGCTCGCCATCGGCGCCGGCGGGCTGGACGTGGCCGTGGCGATGGGCGGCGGGGCGTTCTACACGCCGTGCCCGCGCGTGATCGGCGTGGAACTGCGGGGCAAGCTGCCGCCCTGGGTCGCCGCCAAGGACATCATCCTGCGCCTGCTGAGCATCCTGACGACGCGCGGCAACGTGAACTGCGTGGTCGAGTATTTCGGCGAGGGCGTCGCCTCGCTGCCGGTCCCCGCGCGGGCCACCTGCACCAATATGGGCGCCGAGTTGGGCGTGACGACCAGCGTTTTTCCCTCCGACGACCTGACGCGACAGTTCCTCGCCGCCCAGGGGCGCGGCGAACATTACACCCCGCTGGCCGCCGATGACGGCGCCAAGTACGACCGCATCGAGAAGCACCTGCACCTGGAGCGCGACGCGGCTACCATCGAAAACATTCGCCGCTTCTGCACGGGAGTGGCCGTCGACGAGGCCGACTCCGCGGGCATCGCCCCGGTCAGCTTCGGCGGCATCGTGATCGACCTGGCCGCGCTGGAACCGCTGGCGGCAGGCTCGCCCAGCCCCGACAACATCATCCCCATCGCCGCCCTGGCGGGTAAACCCGTGCGGCAGGTGCTGATCGGCTCATGCACCAATTCGAGCGTTCAGGACCTGACGATGGCCGCGACGCTGCTCAAGGGCCGCACCGTACACCCGATGGTCGAGCTCGGGATCGCCCCGGGCAGCCGACAGGTGCTGACGATGCTGGCCCAGAGTGGGGCGCTGGCGTCACTGATCGCCGCGGGGGCGCGTATCCTCGAATCGGCGTGCGGACCCTGCATCGGGTTGGGCTTCAGCCCCGCCGAAGGCTCCGTCAGCGTCCGAACGTTCAACCGAAACTTCACCGGCCGAACCGGCACGACCAACGACGAAGTGTACCTGGTCTCGCCCGAGACAGCCGTCGCCGCGGCGATTACCGGTTGCCTGACCGACCCGCGCGAGCTGCCCCGGGTCGCCGGCGCGGTCACGCCGGCAGTGCAGGCGCCCGCGGCGCTGCCCATCGACGACGGCATGATCGTGCCGCCGGCGGCGCCGGACGACGCGGCGAATGTAGAAGTCGTGCGCGGCTCGACGATCGTCAAGCCGCCGTCGGGCCAGCCGCCCCGCGACGCGATGGAAAGCGTCGTGCTCATCAAGGTCGGCGACAAGATCACCACCGACCACATCATGCCCGCCGGGGCGCTGCTCAAGCACCGCTCCAACGTGCCCGAGTACGCCAAATACGTTTTCAACTGCTTCAACAAGCCGCCCGAGCCGACCTTCGCCCAGCGGGCGCTGGCGGCCAAGGAACGCAACTTCGGCGGGATCATCGTCGCCGGCGCCAGCTACGGCCAGGGTTCGTCGCGCGAGCACGCGGCGCTGTGCCCGATGTACCTGGGCGTGCGGATCGTCATCGCCAGGAGCATCGAGCGCATCCACCAGGCCAACCTGGTCAACTTCGGCATCTTGCCGCTGACCTTCGCCGCCGATGGCGCGTACGAGGCGATCGAGGCCGCCGACAAGCTTATCGTCAGCGGACTTGAGCAGGCCATCGCCTCGGGCGAGAGCATCACGATCCACAACCGCACGCGCAACGTCGACATCGCCTGCCGCGTGACGCTGGCCCAGCGCCAGCGGAAGATCCTCGCCGCCGGCGGACTGCTCAACTACACCCGCCAGGGCGGGTTGTAG
- a CDS encoding methylated-DNA--[protein]-cysteine S-methyltransferase, with protein MSQTLYYATWNTPWGTMGALAHTGIVRIILPHDTPDKVRRALLAGTVEAREDARPFKTLIELTGAYFDGAAVDFSPVACQLATGAFRQTVLDACRSIGYGRTESYAALARHVGNPNAARAVAGALAANPVPLVVPCHRVICSDGSCGGFSAAGGVPLKRRMLELEGHRS; from the coding sequence ATGTCACAGACGCTGTACTATGCAACCTGGAACACGCCCTGGGGAACCATGGGGGCTCTGGCGCACACGGGCATCGTGCGGATCATTCTGCCTCACGACACGCCCGATAAGGTGCGCCGCGCGCTGCTGGCCGGCACCGTCGAGGCGCGCGAGGACGCCAGGCCTTTCAAGACGCTCATCGAACTGACGGGGGCCTACTTTGACGGCGCGGCGGTGGATTTCTCCCCGGTCGCCTGTCAGCTCGCCACAGGTGCATTTCGCCAAACCGTGCTCGACGCCTGCCGTAGCATCGGATACGGACGCACCGAAAGCTATGCCGCTCTGGCCCGGCACGTGGGCAATCCCAATGCCGCCCGCGCCGTCGCCGGGGCCCTGGCGGCCAATCCCGTACCGCTGGTGGTGCCGTGCCACCGCGTGATCTGCAGCGATGGATCGTGCGGCGGGTTCTCCGCCGCCGGCGGCGTACCGCTCAAACGGCGGATGCTGGAACTTGAAGGACACAGGAGTTGA
- a CDS encoding PilZ domain-containing protein has product MSAMKCLTGSAIGQTLAGAVERHIPLTVTVHNGRSWQNLHSRCVGLDSGYLLVEIPRSDSGPCPALQSAQSVGVNFKYKHHKHIFMTTIAGAGSCPDESGSDVPVLRLTVPVAVQCLQRRAYSRVSVPEGRIVRVSFWAGGVESEPTSGSGDTPVWSGRADNLSAGGVQVACGKEVSGYFESGEPVGMHLLFGLGAAGVGIEAQFRHEEPLGQGVLLGFQFVGLEQTEQGCAALREITRWVTQFERESAR; this is encoded by the coding sequence ATGTCCGCCATGAAATGTCTCACCGGTAGCGCGATCGGCCAGACCCTTGCCGGCGCCGTCGAACGGCACATTCCCCTGACGGTGACCGTGCATAACGGCCGCAGTTGGCAGAATCTGCACAGCCGCTGCGTCGGGCTCGACAGTGGATACCTGCTGGTCGAGATTCCCCGCAGCGACAGCGGACCGTGCCCGGCCCTTCAGTCGGCCCAGAGCGTGGGCGTCAACTTCAAGTACAAGCACCACAAGCACATCTTCATGACCACCATCGCCGGGGCGGGCTCCTGCCCTGACGAAAGCGGTTCGGACGTGCCCGTGCTGCGGCTGACTGTGCCGGTGGCCGTCCAGTGCCTCCAGCGCCGAGCGTACTCGCGCGTGAGCGTGCCCGAAGGCCGCATCGTGCGAGTCTCGTTCTGGGCCGGCGGCGTCGAGTCCGAACCCACCAGCGGCAGCGGCGACACGCCGGTCTGGTCCGGCCGGGCCGACAATCTCAGCGCCGGCGGCGTCCAAGTGGCCTGTGGCAAGGAAGTGTCCGGATACTTCGAATCGGGCGAACCGGTCGGCATGCATCTATTGTTCGGACTCGGCGCCGCCGGCGTGGGCATCGAGGCCCAGTTCCGACACGAGGAGCCGCTGGGCCAGGGCGTGCTGCTGGGCTTCCAGTTCGTTGGTCTTGAGCAGACCGAACAGGGCTGTGCCGCCCTGCGCGAGATCACGCGCTGGGTCACCCAGTTCGAGCGTGAATCGGCGAGATAG